AATAGGCCGAGACCATTTAGTGAATGTGATGCGGTCGTTTATTTTTTCTACGGCACCACTTCCCATGATTTCGAAACTTGCTTCCTATTCTCTCAAACTCCTTAGTTCGATGGACAAAGAAAGGGAAGATTTATTAAAAATTGCCGAATCGCTAAAAAGTTCTTTAGTGAGAAATGGGTTTTCCATCACTGAGTCCACTTCCCATATCATTCCTCTCCTTCTTGAAACTGAGAAAGAAGCCTTGTTTTATGCTACCGGATTACAAGAAAAAGGATTGGATGTTAGAGCGATTCGACCACCAACAGTTCCGACTCCCAGGTTACGAATTAGTTTGAACGCCAAAATAAAGTTAAACGACATTGACCGTTTGGTAGAGGAACTCATTTTAGTTAGAGAGAAATGGCGTTCTCTCTAACTAATTCTATTTCTCAAAATTAAAGAATTTAGGATTCTTCTTCGAGTTTACGGATTTTATCTTTGATTTGATCGGTAGTGGCTTTTAGATCATCGGACTTTGTTTTTTGGTCTGTAACGACGGCTCCGCGGCTTTTTTTGGTTCCGTATTTATAAATTCCAAATAACCCGAAAACGCCTAACGCAAATAAGGTGAAATTGATCCAAGTTCCATCGGGTTGTGCTAAAATTTTGGGGCCAAATCCATAAACGATCGAATCCACCATCCCTTGGTTTCCGTTTTCTTGAAACATCACGACAATGGGATCTTGTAAAACAGAATTCCCAAAACCATTTTCCATTTTAGAAATGATTTCCTCTTCCTTCATTCCGTCTTTGATTCGGTTTTCAATAAAGGTTTTTAGGTAACTGGAGGCAGCACACATATTGAAAGAACAAGACTGGATGGGAAGACTTGGCAAACAAATACAACGAATTTGTTCTGTTACTTTAAGGAAGGTTTGGATTTGGCCTTCCTCTTTCAGATTGGTAGTTGTTTTTTGAGCCAATAAAAGGGTTGGAAACAAAAAACATAATCCAATTAAAAAGAGTTTGGGAAAACGTCGGTTCATAAATTGTAATCTGGACACTTTAACCAACCGCCTTCTTTTTCTTTTCGCCAATAGGTAAAAGTAAAAATATCCCTGTTAAAAAATAGAGTAAAGATCCAATCCAAATGAGTTTTACAAGTGGATTCACCCAAACCTCTAAGTTCGCCACAATTTGTCTTGGGAAGTTAAGAAAGAATTTTAATTTATCCATTTCACTTCCAGGAGTGAAATAATACTGCATAAACATCAACGGAAGGTCTGGATTTTCTGATTTAAGGTCTGAGGTTTCGATGGCACCAAGTTGGATATAAAAATCTTCTTTGGCCATAGAAAGGATCGCAGGTTCACTTGTTGGAATATGTGTTTCAAAATCTCCTGTTAGGTGGGAGATCTGTGGATAGAATCTACGTTCTGTAGCTAGTTCAGCAAGTTTATCTGTCCCTCGAAAGATAGAGTAGGTTCCCTCTTGAGAAACAATTACGTTTTGAATGTTTGGTTCCCCACCAAGTCCAGAGATTAAAACCGGTTTGAGTTTCAGAGTGGACGCTTCAATTTGATACCCACCAATCATGGCTTTGTCTATAGATTGGTATACAATTTCTTCTGATGTCGGTGGTTGGAGTTCATAAAAGAAACGAACAGATGTATTGATTTTAAATGCATTCCCCGCATATCCAATAAAGATGAGAACGAGTGAAAAATGTACTAAATACCCACCATACCGGCGTTTGTTTTTGAGTAACATCCGGTATCCGGCCACAAAAAGATTTTCGTTTTGAAATTCTTCTCTACGTGCTCTGATTCCTCTGTAATACTCTTGGATGATCCCAGAAATGGTGAACACACCGATAGCAACTGTTAGAACCGAATACACTTCTGCGAGGATATCCCCATACTTACTATCTGGTTTAGTAAAGTTTTGCGAATAAAAAAGGATGTATAGTCCACCACCGATGATTCCAGCGATAAAGGGTTTTAGGAGTGTGGAAAAAAATACAGCTCCGGCACCTTTTCTCCAAGCAAGAAGGGGAGCCGCACCCATCAATAACAAAAGAAAAATTCCAGCAGGAACTCCCCAAGAATTAAACCAAGGCGCTTTGAATTCCTTTCCATAAAGAAGTGGAGAAAAGACACCTAACAAGATAGCAGCTGTAGAAAGAACAAGTAAAAAGTTGTTTAAAAGGAAACTTCCTTCTTTGGAAGTGATGGCTTCTAAATTTCTTTCTGGTGTGAGATGTTTTCTTCTATAAATTACAAAACCAGTAAAGAAAAGAAAACTACCAATGATATAAATGATAAAAGGAGTTCCAATGGTTGATTTGGAAAAACTATGGGGACCTTCTAAAACTCCGGAACGAGTGATCCAAGTTCCAAGCAAACTAAAGTGAAAGGCAAGGATCACAAGTAACATATTCCAGAACTTTAACATTCCTCTTCGTTCTTGGATGACAACAGAATGCACAAAGGCACTGGTAAGAAGCCATGGCATGAGGGAAGCATTTTCTACTGGATCCCATGCCCAATACCCACCCCAACCTAACTCTTCATAGGCCCATTTTGATCCGAGTAAAATTCCTGTTCCGAGAAAGAACCATGAAAACAAAGTCCATTTACGAATGAACTTCATCCAATCTTCAGAAAGTTGGCCTGACACAAGAGCAGACATGGCAATGGCAAAAGGAATCGATATACTCACATAACCAATGTAAAGGATAGGTGGATGTATGATCATCGCCCAATGTTGGAGAAGAGGGTTTAGGCCCCGGCCTGCGGCTGCTTCGGGAACAAATTCACGAAATGGTTGTGCATCTCCATAAAAAACAGCAAGGAAAGAAAAAAATCCAGAAAGAACTGCAAGGATGAGATTCATCATCGGAATTCGATCTGCAATGGACTTACGGGTTTGCCATAATACAATAAAGGTAAATACGTTAAGAATTAAATTCCAAAATAATAAACTTCCAGAAGACCCTGACCAGATGGATGTCATTTTGTAAAACAGAGGTAGGTGTTCGCTTGAATGCATCACCACATAATAGTTGCTATAGTCAGATCTAACAAGTTGTGTGAGTAAAACGGTAAAAGTAAGGACAATGACAAAAGGATTTGTCATTAGAGCCAAACGACCGAGTTCGATCGCTTTTCTTTCTTGTTTATAAATTCCGTAGATGGTTTGTAATACGGAAAAAATTAAAATGGCGAGAGAGGCAGAGAGAAGGACGGTTCCTAAATTATTCATTTTTCCTCAGCGTATCCCGCTTCATATTTGGAAGCACATTTTGCTTCCACGTGAGAGGCAACAAGAACCCCTCGTTCTAACTTTCCGTCCACTCGAGCCCTTGTCCCTTCCTTGAAGGCATCTGGCAAAAGAGTGGCTCCTGTAAAATAAACAGGAATGATTTGGTCATTTAGCTCCAAATCAAATTTGGCTTTTTTTCCTTCGCGAACAAGACTTCCCACTTTCACAAATCCTCGAACCCGAAGGTTTTGGTCTGAATATTTTGTAGGGTTTGCGGCAAGTTCAGAGGCATCCAAAAGGAGATAGGATGTTTCCTGGGAGGAGAAAAAAGCGATCCCTCCAAGGGAGAGTCCAATGAGAAATAAAAGAGTTAAAAACTTACGATTCATAATTCATTCTTTAGACGGATTCCCGCCTTTCCTCTAGCCTCTCTGATTGCAGGTTTCGGTCAAACAAAAAGGTCATAAAAATAAGGCAGATTTGGAAGCGTTATAAATAGGATTTGGCACGATATACGAAATATCCCACCCATTCTTTGATCGCCATTGTGGTTTGCTCTAAAAATCCTGCAGAAGGAATGTAGAGTTCAAAAGCCCCTGATTGTAGATTGGTGGCGCGGTAGTCTGTCGGATAGGGAACAAAAGAGATTTCTTGTTTTTCAAAACATCCTGCGGCTCGTTTCATATGGAAGGCAGAGGTGATGAGAATGCTCGAGTTTAATTTATTTTCAGCTAAGAGTTTCTTTGTTTCCACTGCGTTCTCATAGGTGTTCCGGGACTTGTTTTCCCAAATTAAATCTTTTTCGGGAACTCCTAGATCCAAAAACAATTCTTTTGCAAGGTCTGCTTCTTTATAAACATCTGCAAAGAGAAGCCCTGATCCACCGGTAAATAAGATTTTTTTCACTTTCCCTGCTTTGTAGATTCGCACAGCATCTGTTAGCCTGTCTGCTGAATCACTGAGCTCAGGTCTACCGGGGTGAGCGGAAATGGTTTGGATCATTCCACCCAATACAATCGCTACCTCGGCTTTCGGAAGGTCCTTAATGGATATGGGAGGAAAGTCTTTTTCCAAAGATTGAACAAGGAAGTTGGCAACAAAGGCATTCGAGGCCAGATATAAAAACAAAATGATTTGGAAGAGTCGAAATTTTCCATGTCCTGATTTTGTTTTGAATAGAAGTAAGATCGCTAAAAGAAAAAAAACAGGCAAAGGGTAAAGTAGGACGGTACCAAATTTGGAGAGTGTAAAGAAAATAGAATCCATGGGGATAAGGATCTATAAGCGATAAAAATCTTACCAGTCTAAATCAGGGCCGAGAACGCCAATCCCACTCCCCCAATACTGAGAAGGATGAGGATACCGTACCGAGATTCCAAAAGGGGAACGAGAATATTTCCAATCGCGGGCAATTTGTTTTCGTTTATGAATTTGTTCTTCGGGAGTGGAGGATTCTACTTGGTTTAGGTATTGTTTGGTGAGTTCGACCCATTCTTTGATGGCAGCAGGATTTTGTTTTTTTAAGTCTTGGATTAAAATTCGAAGTTCGAATTCTGCATCTTCTCTAAGATCTCTAGCTATTTCAGAAACTTCCGCATTGGCTCCAAAAACTGTTTCACTCCCTTCCGTACGATCTACTGTATCACGCCATTTTGCATAGGCTATCATTAGATCTTTTGTCTCATCATACCTAAACATGGTAAAAGAATGATCCTTCCAAATCCCTAAAAACGCAATCGAAAATTCCTAACAGGGAAACTTTGTTTCTGTCTAACTCTCGTGAAGTCCCTATATTTAAGTTCCTTTATCTTTCTTTTTTCCTTGTACTGTTTTGCGGAGACAAATGTTCGTAAGTCCCACCATACAGCAAACGGATTTAAAAATCCAAACCCTAACTTTGAAACCAAAGGGCTTTGGAACGTGTTGGTTTGGCAATTCGAAAGGTTCCGACTGCCTAATAGTTTGGATCCCAAAGATTACCCACCTTTTCCCGTTCTCGAAAATAATGGAATCGATCTAAAAAACAATAGTTCTAAACTTTCTGTGACCTGGGTCGGCCATGCAACGACTCTCATCCAAATTGATGGAGTGAACATTCTGTCCGATCCCATCTGGAGTGAAAGATGTTCCCCAGTAAGTTTTATTGGTCCCAAGCGTTACACCCCGCCGGGAATCAAAATCGAAGACCTTCCCAAGATCGATATTGTGATTCTCTCGCATAACCACTATGATCATACGGATTTGCCTACATTAAAACAATTGGAAGAAAAATTCCAGCCCCTTGTGCTCACTGGGCTTGGTAACAAAAAGCTACTGTTAGGTGAGGGTCTGAAAAATGTGAAAGAAATGGATTGGTGGGATGAAACAAAAGCGAATGATTTATCCATCACTTTCACTCCCACCCAACATTTTAGTGGCCGGGGAATCCTCGATCGGAATGAGACCCTCTGGGGGAGTTATCTCATTTCAGGGAAAAAGGAGAAGGTTTACTTTGGGGGAGATACAGGATACTACTCCCACTTTCGGGAAATTGGGGAAAGGTTTGGATCGATTGATGTAGCCATTTTACCAGTGGGTGCGACCGAACCACGCTGGATGATGCAGCCCGTCCATGTGGATCCCAAGGAAACCGTCCAAGCTTTTGTCGACTTGAAGGCCAAGTATTTGGTTCCTATGCATTATATGACCTTTGTTCTCTCGGATGAACCCTTGGATTCTCCTGTGCCCCGCACCAAAGAGGAGCTAAAACGATCGGGAATCTCCGAAGGACAATTCGTTCCTTTAAAAATTGGGGAGTCTCGGTTTTTTTAGTTCCAAGAGGTTTCTATTTTAGATAAGCTGTCCTAAAAAAAATAGGATGGTGAGCATGTTGAAGAAGCTTCTCACAACGATAGTATTCCTGGTTTGTTTGTCTGTGACAACGGCCGGTTTATTTGCGGAAGACCCAACTCCGGTTCAGGCGCAGACAACCACTCAGGAAGAAACAGGACATTCGTCTCATGGCGAATCAGTACATCAGGAATTACCGTATTGGTCGGTTTTGCCTTTTGTTGCCATTTTACTTTCCATTGCAATCTTACCGGTTGCTTCTCACAAAACTTCTCATTGGTGGGAAGACAATAATAACAAATTGATCCTTGCTGTGGGACTTGGAGCCATTTCCTTTGTGGTTCTTCTCGTTTATGGTTACAGCCATAATATTGTTCACACAGTGTTTTTTGATTATATTCCTTTTATCATTTTGCTTGGATCTTTGTTTTATATTTCCGGTGGAATTGTGATCAAAGGAGACATCCATGCAACACCACTGAACAACACCTTGTTTTTGTTAATCGGTGCGGGTCTTGCTTCCTTTATTGGAACTACAGGGGCATCGATGTTACTCATTCGTCCTTTGTTAAAAACAAATAGCGAAAGAAAACATGTGGTACATACTGTTGTGTTCTTTATCTTTCTTGTTTCCAACATTGGTGGGTCACTCACTCCACTTGGAGATCCTCCACTTTTCCTTGGATATTTGAAAGGAGTTCCTTTCACTTGGACATTCAAACTATTACCTGAGATGTTGTTTGCGACTGTAATTTTACTAACTGTTTATTTTGTTTGGGACACATTCGCTTACAAAAAAGAAACAAAAAAAGATATCAAAAAAGACGATAAACTTGCAGTACCATTCTCTATTGGTGGTCAGGTGAACTTTATTTGGTTACTTGGTGTGATTTTGGCTGTTGCTTTCTTAAACAGTAACTACATCCCAGAAATCAATAATACTCCTTCCCTTGGATTTATCCGTGAAGCAGTACTCCTCGTTCTCATTGGTCTTTCTAAGTTCACTTCTAAAGAAGAGAACCGTAAGTTTAACAACTTCACTCTGCATCCAATCCAGGAAGTGGCTTACCTCTTTATCGGAATTTTCATCACGATGATTCCCGCGCTCGTACTTCTCGAAGCGCATGGTAAAGAACTCGGAATCACTCAAAACTGGCAATTTTTCTGGGCAACAGGGGCTTTCTCTTCGGTTCTAGACAATGCACCAACTTACCTCACCTTTGGTTCGTTAGCTTCTGGACTCCTCACTCCAGCAGGGGCAGCAGCTCCTCTCACACTTGGTCAGTTCATTGGAAATGTCCAAGCAGAAGAAATTCTAAAAGCCATTTCTGTGGGTGCGGTGTTTATGGGTGCGAATACCTATATCGGTAACGCTCCTAACTTTATGGTGAAATCAGTTGCTGAAGAAAACAAAGTAAAAATGCCATCCTTTGGTGGATACTTAGCATATTCTATGGGAATCTTGATTCCTGTGTTTATTCTAATTACTTTTGTATTTTTCGTTTAAAATTTTGAATGGCCGGGGAGTTCTCCCCGGTTTTCTCGTTTTCTATTATCTCAAACTCATTAAGATCTTTCATTTCAATGATCGGCAATAAATTCAGATCATACCTTTTCCCTTTCAATTCTGTTTGTTATTTGAATCATAGGATTTCGAAATTTCATACGAGATGATTCTCGTATTGAAAACCTGGATTGAGAAATCCAAGTTTTCATGGTAGGCCTTGAGTTTTTTTATGTTTCTTTTTTCTCTTGTAGCGATTCCAATTTGTTCAGACCAAATCCAAGCACAAGTCCTAGAATCAGTGCTGCCAGTGGAATTTGCGCTTCTGCAAAATCACTTGGCAAAACGTTCTTTGCTGTTGCAATTTGAATGTCTCGTTTCACTTCACCTGACCTACCAACAATTGCTTGGCCATTGGCATAATCTTTGAACGGCCAAAGGATAAAGAAAGATCCGAGGATGAGTCCAAGTAAAAATGTCATGGTATGTGACTTGTATTTTGCAAATAACCATTTTACAAAATGAGTAAAAATAAGAAGTCCGAGTAAACATCCAATTCCAAAGGCTGCAAGAAAAATAATGGAACTTGGTTCCAGGATGGTCGAAAGTTTTCCAATCACAATTTGGTATTCACCGAGTACAAGCATGATATAAGATCCAGAGATCCCTGGTAGAATCATTGCGGAAATGGCAACGGCTCCTGTCAGGAAGGCAATGAGTGGGTTCTCTGATCCAGAAGAATCACCCATAAAGAAACTCGGAACAATCGTCAGTAGAATTCCTGGAATGAGGAACAACCAAACAAACACAGTATGTTTTTCAATGAGTTTATAAGGAACTGCAAGAGAAGGGAAGATCAGTCCAATAAAAAGTGCAAGTGTTGCTTGCGGGTGGTTTTGCAGTAAGAACTGAATGAGTTTGGCTCCTGAGACTACGGAAAGCAGTAGACCAATCCCGAGAAATACAAGGAACCAGAAATCAATCCGTTTCATTTCGTCAGCAAAACGTTTTCTTACATCTTCTTTCCAGAATCCAAATACTAAAGCTAACGACACTTTGATGGTATCTAAGTTTAGAGATGTAATGGCTGTGATCAGCCTGTCATAAAGTCCGAGGATGAGGGCAAAGGTTCCTCCGGAAACACCGGGAATGAGATTGGCAATCCCGATGAGAAAGCCATTGAGAAGGCAGAATAGAATTTCTTTTTTCGATAGAGGCATAAAGGAAAGAATGGGAGTACAAAGACTTTATGCAAGGTTTTTTCTAGGGATAAGACTCCAGAGGACTCCATAACTAATGATTGAAAAAAGGAATAAGATGACGAATGTACGAAGATTAGAAATTCCATTTGTTTTCAATTGAAAATGGATACAGACAATCGCCAAATTTAGAATGGAGAAAATTCCGAGAGATCCGATTTTTCCTAGTTTGGTTTCTGTAATCCTTTGGTAGAGATGTTCTCTGTGGGCAGAGAAAAGATGTTTCTTTTGGAAAAATCTTTTGATGAGGATAAAAATTCCATCCAACCAAAAGTAGGGGAATAAATAAAAAAAAGAGGTAATGTCCCAAACTTCTGAATTTGGTTTTTCCCATTTCCCAACAAACAATGGTAAAACCATGACTAAAAATCCTAAGGCCAAAGACCCACTGTCTCCCATAAACAATTTTGCTCTTGGAAAATTGTAAAATACAAACCCAAACATAGAAACAAAAAGGATTAAATACAAACGATACCCCAGATGATCCATGGCATAAAAATGGGGAGAAACGAGACTTAAGGAAAAATAGGAAAGAAACAGAGTTGTGACTAGATACCAGTCCATCCCATCCATAAAGTTAACGAGATTGACCGCAAACACGATAAAGATTGTGAGAAGAAGGATTTCTAAGGGTTTAACAAAAGTGATTCCGAAAATCCATTGAACTTCTGGGTCCACAAACACTAAAAATACTGCAACTAGTGTTAATTCTAAAAACAATCGGAGTTTGGGACTTAAGTGATATAAATCATCTACAAATCCTAAAATACAAAATAATAAAACACCAGCTAACAAAAGATAAAGATCTGTTCTGACGGAAGAACCCTCAGGCAATGGCAGGAAATTGTCGCCATTCGGGAAAAAAAGGAAACCAATCACCGAAAGAAGGAAAATGGGGATAAAAAACATTCCCCCAGATTTTTTGGTGACCACGTCATGCAGGCTTCTTTCGTTTGGCACATCTTTGACCCCAAAACGGGAATAAACATAGAATGTATGTAAAATTAGGCTAAGAACTGCAAGAATGGCGAAGATTGGCAGGAAAAAAGAGACCATTTTCGCAAAGTTTATCGGTACGGGGTCTTTTGGCAGTTTTTTATTGCAAAATTCCGTCCCTCTTCGATGTTTAATTTATGTTTCAGGGCGTTTATACCGCGGTCATCACCCCCTTCCGCCAGGGGAAAATCGATTATGATAGTTATTTTAAAATCCTAGAAAACCAAATCCGTTCCGGAGTGGCGGGTGTGGTTCCTTGTGGGACAACGGGAGAATCTCCCACCCTTTCTTATGAGGAACATAAGGAACTCATTCAAAAGACCGTCCAAGTAGTGGCAGGAAAAATCCAAGTCATTGCCGGTACTGGATCCAACTCTACAAAAGAGGCCATCGAACTCACTGAGTCGGCTTGTGCTGATGGGGTGGATGGAATTCTTTCGGTAAATCCTTATTATAACAAACCCACACAAGAAGGAATGTATCGCCACTTCACAGAAATTGCCAATGTCTCTTCTAAACCGGTGATGTTGTACAATATTCCGGGAAGAACAAATGTGAATCTACTCCCCGAAACGGTAGCAAGACTTGCGGCCCATCCAAAAATTGCGGCAATCAAAGAAGCGACTGGTGATTTAGGGCAAATGGCGAAAGTCATTGCGGCTACACCAGCTAACTTTGATTTATTGTCGGGAGATGATAATCTTACACTTCCTGTATTGTCTATCGGTGGAAAGGGAGTTGTTTCAGTTGTTTCCAATCTTTTCCCCCGTGCTTGTGTGGATATGGTGTCCTTATATTTACGTGGAGATTTGGAAGCATCTAAAAAGATTTATTACAAACTTCTTCCTGTGTTTATTAATGCGTTTATTGAAACCAATCCTATTCCAATCAAAGCCGCTATGAGTTGGTTTGGGTATTGCGAAAATGAACTTCGTCTTCCGATGACTGCTTTGTCTGAAGGATCTCCTGCGGATGCTTTCAAAAAGACCGTATTCCAACTCAAAGAGGAAGGCATTGTCTAAGATCAAAGTTGGTGTCATAGGTGCCGGAGGAAGGATGGGGAAGGCCATCATCCAAGTCTTATCTCTTTCCAAAAAATCAGAGTTAAGTGCAGCTGTTGTGAGAGAGGGAGCTGTGTATGCAGGTTTTGATTCTGGTAATCATGCGGGAATCAAAGAGACTGGGATTTTACTTTCCACTGATTTGGGGAAAGCATGTGAGGCATCAGATGTCCTCATTGATTTTAGCACCCATACGGGATTTGAGTCCATTCTGAATGCAGCATTGGCAAATAAAAAACCTTTGGTGATTGGTACAACTGGTCTGACAGATTCTGATAAAGCCCTCATCCAATCGGCGGCAACTTCCATTCCTATTGTTTTTTCACCAAATATGTCTGTGGGTGTGAATCTGTTATTCAAACTAACTGAGATCGCAGCAAAAGTGTTAGACGAAGATTTTGATGTAGAGGTTTTAGACATCCACCATCGCCATAAAAAGGATGCACCGTCTGGAACGGCCATGTATTTAAAAGAAGTTCTTTTGAATGCCACCAAACGTTCGGAAGAAAACGTGATTTATGGTCGCCATGGGATGTATTCCGAAAGAGACCAAAAAGAAATCGCCATGCATACGATGCGAGCAGGCGAAGTGGTCGGAGAACATACCGTATATTTTTTAAGTTCAGAAGAACGAATTGAAATCACTCACAAAGCACAAGATCGTAAAACATTTGCTAGTGGGGCGGTCAAAGCCGCTGAGTTCTTACATGGCAAATCCAAAGGCCTCTATAATATGTTTGATGTGTTAGGAATCTAAATTGGATTTTTTTCGAGGATTATATATCATTCCATGGAGTAAAAATTATATCTCCATATCATTGGATGTAATCATCGTTGCGTTTTTAATTTATAAAACTTACACTACCCTTCGTAGGACAAGGGGGATCCAACTCCTTCTGGGTGTTGGAATCATTTGGATTTCGGGAAGTCTTGCCGAATATTTAGGTTTTGAACTTCTCGAATGGATTTTGACAAATATCAGACCCGCTCTTGTGTTTGCGATCATCGTACTTTTACAACCGGAGTTACGTAGGCTAACAGGAGATTTGGCAAGGATTCGCCTTCTTCGGTTATTCTTTTTAAAACCAACATTCGACTTAGATCCTATTGTGGAAGCGGTTCGGATCATGTCTCAAGAGAAAACCGGATCCATCATTGTCCTTGTGAAAGACATTAGTTTAAAGGACATTTCTGAAAATGCCGTTCCTTTGGATGCACAAGTCACTTCAGAAGTATTACAAACCATTTTCTTTAAAAATTCCCCGCTCCATGATGGGGCAGTCATTATCGAACAAAATCGAATTATTTGTGCAGCGTCTTATTTGCCTATGAGTAGTTCCGTGGAAATTGCAACA
This genomic window from Leptospira brenneri contains:
- the dapB gene encoding 4-hydroxy-tetrahydrodipicolinate reductase, whose product is MLSKRPYSNSKRKALSKIKVGVIGAGGRMGKAIIQVLSLSKKSELSAAVVREGAVYAGFDSGNHAGIKETGILLSTDLGKACEASDVLIDFSTHTGFESILNAALANKKPLVIGTTGLTDSDKALIQSAATSIPIVFSPNMSVGVNLLFKLTEIAAKVLDEDFDVEVLDIHHRHKKDAPSGTAMYLKEVLLNATKRSEENVIYGRHGMYSERDQKEIAMHTMRAGEVVGEHTVYFLSSEERIEITHKAQDRKTFASGAVKAAEFLHGKSKGLYNMFDVLGI
- the cdaA gene encoding diadenylate cyclase CdaA, which encodes MDFFRGLYIIPWSKNYISISLDVIIVAFLIYKTYTTLRRTRGIQLLLGVGIIWISGSLAEYLGFELLEWILTNIRPALVFAIIVLLQPELRRLTGDLARIRLLRLFFLKPTFDLDPIVEAVRIMSQEKTGSIIVLVKDISLKDISENAVPLDAQVTSEVLQTIFFKNSPLHDGAVIIEQNRIICAASYLPMSSSVEIATLGARHRSALGLSEETDAIIIVTSEETGDITICFEGEMLHPVKPLELKALVSNLMTGTRRSKDDSLRKPKEKDTGVSI